From the Planktothrix tepida PCC 9214 genome, one window contains:
- a CDS encoding DUF6803 family protein, with protein MDMTHYMELLATNQPWNLLIFMAVPVILAETIAVSELYILFTRNLKGTVRIINKFAGILAGFYFLIIFLHLFFKAVIPITMAGQWRTIIDVIAVGFYLLGVVPLLGISLLELDLIGKHKSEESKLKLHATFVAVFLVVAHIAMIFGMLSPSLLGGHSGMPGM; from the coding sequence ATGGATATGACTCATTATATGGAGCTTCTCGCCACTAACCAGCCTTGGAATTTGTTGATTTTTATGGCTGTGCCTGTGATTTTAGCAGAAACAATTGCAGTATCTGAACTGTATATTTTATTTACTCGGAATTTAAAAGGAACAGTCAGAATAATTAATAAATTCGCCGGTATTTTAGCAGGATTTTACTTTTTAATCATCTTTTTACATCTATTTTTTAAAGCGGTTATTCCCATCACAATGGCGGGACAATGGAGAACCATTATTGATGTGATTGCCGTAGGATTTTATTTATTAGGAGTTGTGCCTTTATTAGGAATTAGTCTTTTAGAATTAGACTTAATTGGTAAACATAAAAGTGAAGAATCCAAACTCAAACTTCACGCCACCTTTGTTGCTGTTTTTCTGGTTGTTGCCCATATTGCCATGATTTTTGGAATGCTCAGTCCTTCCCTATTAGGCGGACATTCAGGGATGCCGGGGATGTAA
- a CDS encoding TIGR04168 family protein: MSVVNTKPIKIAVVGDVHDQWENDDALALKSLEVDLVLLVGDFGNEAVELVRTIAELDIPKAAVFGNHDAWYTATEWGRKKCPYNRQTEDWVQEQLDIMGEDHVGYGKRDFPQLQLTVVGGRPFSWGGPEWKYSDFYEERFGVNNFATSAQRMIKAVQSARFERILFLGHNGPTGLGEAAEAPCGKDWNPLGGDYGDPDFAEAIAQARTFGKTIPLVAFGHMHHTLRHTKTRLRQRLVTSSEGTVYLNAACVSRIRETPQGQQRNFSLVTLDSEQVSEVSLVWVGEDFQVVETELLYSSTALLAQSAFML; this comes from the coding sequence ATAAGCGTTGTGAATACCAAACCCATTAAAATTGCTGTTGTCGGGGATGTTCATGATCAGTGGGAAAACGATGATGCCCTGGCTTTGAAGTCTTTAGAGGTTGATTTAGTGCTATTGGTTGGGGATTTTGGCAATGAAGCGGTGGAGCTTGTCAGAACCATCGCTGAGTTAGATATTCCCAAAGCGGCGGTCTTTGGCAACCATGACGCCTGGTATACCGCAACGGAATGGGGTCGGAAAAAATGCCCCTATAATCGTCAAACGGAAGATTGGGTGCAAGAACAACTGGATATTATGGGGGAAGATCATGTCGGTTACGGAAAACGGGACTTTCCCCAGTTGCAGTTAACCGTTGTGGGTGGTCGTCCCTTTAGTTGGGGTGGCCCGGAATGGAAATATAGTGATTTTTACGAAGAACGATTTGGGGTGAATAATTTTGCAACCTCTGCCCAGCGCATGATTAAAGCGGTACAATCGGCTCGTTTTGAGCGGATTCTGTTTTTAGGTCACAACGGCCCTACAGGTCTAGGAGAGGCAGCAGAAGCCCCCTGTGGCAAAGATTGGAACCCCCTAGGAGGAGATTATGGTGATCCTGATTTTGCCGAGGCGATCGCTCAAGCCCGAACATTCGGTAAAACCATTCCCCTGGTTGCTTTTGGTCATATGCACCATACCCTCCGTCATACCAAGACCCGTCTCCGTCAACGGTTAGTGACTAGCTCTGAAGGAACAGTTTATCTCAATGCAGCTTGCGTGAGTCGGATTCGAGAAACACCCCAAGGACAACAACGGAATTTTTCCCTTGTGACCTTAGACTCCGAACAAGTCTCGGAAGTATCCTTAGTTTGGGTCGGTGAGGATTTTCAGGTGGTTGAGACGGAATTACTTTATTCTTCTACTGCACTCTTGGCACAATCTGCGTTTATGCTATAA
- the nadA gene encoding quinolinate synthase NadA, which translates to MFTSTLPRQNGSTVADLPTDLFAAIQSLKKELNAVILAHYYQDPDIQDIADYIGDSLGLSRQAAQTNADVIVFAGVHFMAETAKILNPDKLVLLPDLNAGCSLAESCLPDAFAKFKAQYPDHIVVSYINCTAEIKAMSDIICTSSNAVNIVRQIPEDQPIIFAPDRNLGRYVMAETGRDLVLWQGACLVHENFSEKKLVQLKIEHPEAEIIAHPECEPPILRHADYIGSTTALLNYAQKSPKLSFIVVTEPGIIHQMEKETPGKSFIPAPPMNSCACNECPHMRLNTLEKLYLSMKNRSPEITLPEEIRIAALRPIQRMLEMSK; encoded by the coding sequence GTGTTTACATCCACACTTCCCCGACAAAATGGTTCGACGGTTGCAGATTTACCGACTGATTTATTTGCAGCGATTCAATCCCTCAAAAAAGAGTTGAATGCCGTTATTTTAGCGCATTATTATCAAGATCCTGATATTCAAGATATTGCTGATTATATTGGAGATTCTTTGGGCTTATCTCGTCAAGCGGCTCAAACTAATGCAGATGTGATTGTGTTTGCAGGGGTTCATTTTATGGCAGAAACCGCCAAAATTTTGAATCCTGATAAATTAGTGTTGTTACCCGACTTAAATGCGGGCTGTTCTTTAGCTGAAAGTTGTCTACCGGATGCCTTTGCTAAATTTAAAGCTCAATATCCTGATCATATTGTGGTGTCTTATATTAACTGCACGGCTGAAATTAAAGCCATGAGTGATATTATTTGCACCAGTTCTAATGCGGTGAATATTGTGCGGCAAATTCCCGAAGATCAACCGATTATTTTTGCTCCAGATCGTAATTTAGGGCGATATGTAATGGCAGAAACGGGACGGGATTTGGTATTATGGCAAGGGGCTTGTTTGGTGCATGAAAACTTCTCTGAGAAGAAGTTAGTTCAATTGAAAATAGAACATCCTGAAGCGGAAATTATTGCTCATCCTGAATGTGAACCGCCGATTTTGCGTCATGCGGATTATATTGGCTCAACAACGGCATTATTAAACTATGCTCAGAAAAGTCCTAAGTTGAGTTTTATTGTTGTTACTGAACCGGGAATTATTCATCAAATGGAGAAGGAAACCCCAGGTAAATCCTTTATTCCAGCCCCTCCAATGAATAGTTGTGCCTGTAATGAATGCCCCCACATGAGGTTAAATACGTTGGAAAAATTGTATTTATCCATGAAAAATCGTTCCCCAGAAATTACCCTTCCTGAAGAGATTCGCATTGCAGCTTTACGTCCGATTCAACGAATGTTAGAAATGAGTAAATAG